Below is a window of Bacteroidales bacterium DNA.
ATAAGACCGAAAGGTGTAACTGATCCGGGCGTAAGGTGCAGCCATTTGAGGAGGCGCTGTGGCGAGGCGAAAGAGAGTTTCCCCTGCCCCAGCCGCTTCTCCAGTTCGTGGATGTCGAGAGTGGCATCGTGGCGCAGCACTACCAGATAATGCCGGTTTCCTTTGTGGTTGCGGAAGAAGATGTTTTTGCAATGCGTGGCCTCAATATCTTTCCAATACAGCATTGCCTCCTCAACCGTTGGCACTGGCGGATGGTGATAAATCTCATACGGAATATTTAGCGTCTTAAGATAGTCGAGTACTTTTTGCTCTTGATCTTGTACCATAGTTTTTTCGTCAAAAATAGGACTTTTAGGGGAGAGGGCAGTCGGCAGCCTTCAGGCATCAGGTTTCAGTCGGCAGTTAATCAATCGATTTGCAACGTTAAACCGAATATCGTATTTTGAATTTTAAAACCGGGAAATTAACTTGAAAACTAAGCATCAAGCAATGCCAACTGTGACCTGCCGACTCATTAAAACGGATATCCTATCCCGAAACTCCAAACCAGATCGCGCAATTGCAGGTTGTTGACGCGCCAGCGTTTGCCGGCCGGGAAAGCCGGATTTTTGAGTGGAGCGGCACCGTCGACACGAAAAACGAAAAAGGAGAAATCAAAACGCAATCCCAGTCCTGCATCTATTGCCAGTTCACTCAAAAAACGTGTAACATCAAACTTCCCTCCCGGATAATTCTTGCTGAAATTGAGCAGCCAAACGTTGCCTATGTCGGTAAAAATGGCGCCTTTCAGCCAATTATAAATGGGGAAACGATATTCAAGATTAGCTTCC
It encodes the following:
- a CDS encoding prolyl-tRNA synthetase associated domain-containing protein, translated to MVQDQEQKVLDYLKTLNIPYEIYHHPPVPTVEEAMLYWKDIEATHCKNIFFRNHKGNRHYLVVLRHDATLDIHELEKRLGQGKLSFASPQRLLKWLHLTPGSVTPFGLINDEQNHVKLFLDIQLKKALKISFHPNINTASVVIAFEDFIKYLNTTGNAYEFLELY